Genomic segment of Puniceicoccales bacterium:
GAATTTTTTTAAATTTACCTTTTTCGACGTGAGAAGCCACTGCCTTTTCGAAGATTTCTTTTATGGCATCCTCCGAATTTGCTTCGGTTTCATTTGAATTGATATAGACAAATCTGTTATCCCTAGCCCATAGAGATTTTACCATATTTTCACATTCGGCTTTGGTGATGTTTTTTAGGATATCACTATATATATCACGCTTATCCTCCATGGATAAAAAATATTTTTTCGTGATATGAGAAAGCCATAGGCCGTTTATTATTTGCAATGATTTCCTTTTGGCATAGGTTATGATTAGATCACTTATCTGTTTTTCGAAGGCATTTTTTTCTCTTTCAAATTCCTCATCGGTAAATCCGAATTCGAGCATTTTTTTTACTTCTTGGACAGCTATGACCAAACATTCTTTCCATTTGTCATTTTCACAAAAAAGCTTCATCGATGACTGTTCATAGCAAAATATGGTATCATGAAAGAAATCGAAAGATCCCGAGGTGAATGTAAAGTTTTTTGCCTTCGCAAGCTCTTCCAGCCGAGCATTCATTATGTCAGTCACAATGCTTCTAAGAATTTCATTTTTTATATATTCTATGCTATCTCCTTCATAGGGTTTGCCCATTAAACAGGAAACGGCAACCAAGGTTGATGGGCTATCCCTTTCCACGTTAAATTGGTAAAATGTACCGTGCTTATCGAAATTTCCAATGGATATATTTTTGGTGGATTCACATTTTTTCAGTCCTGAAAATAGTGATTTTATTTTGGTTTCAACGGCAGCCACATCTCCTACCTTTCCTGCAATGGCCAAGAATATTCTATCCGGAGTATACCAGGTGGTATAAAATTTCCTCAAATCTTCGGGTGTGGTTTTCTCAATTATTTCTTTTTTTCCTATGGGACTTTTTTTTGGCAATATGGTATCTCCATACAAAAACTGTGTACATTTTTCTCTCAAGCGAAATTTATAATCATTCCTATCTCTAAGTTCTGATAATATCACTCCTCGTTCACTTTCTACTTCGGATTGCTCTATGCTAAGACCATCGGAAAAATCCTTCGCCGCCAATAGACACTTATATATATTTTGCAAATCTGCATTTGGGAGTTCCATCTGGAAGACGGTGTGCATATAGGAAGTTGAGGCATTCAATTTAGCACCAAAGTCCATGCCTATCTTTTGCATTTCCTCTATCATATTGCCCTTGGGAAAATTTTCTGAACCGCGGAAGGCCATGTGCTCGAGAAAATGAGCCATACCTAGTTGCTCATCGGTTTCCATCAGAGATCCAACATTTACAATCAGATAGATATAAATTTCTTTATTTAAGATGGAATCATCATCGCTGTATATGGCATATTGGAAGCCATTTTCCAATTTATTATAGATGGCTTTTGGATCGTTTTTTAAGGAAAATTGGTTATTTTTAAAATTCATTATCTCTTCACCACCAAGGCACATACAATATAAAAATTGGCTTGCAAAACTTAAAATTATAAAAATATATAAACAAATCTTTTTTGGTTTCACAACTGGCATATGTTTTTCATTTTAAATTACTCTACTGCAATTAGTCCTAGGGATTATGATTGGAAAGGAAAGATTTTTTTACGCTTATCTTTAAAATGATTGGAAATGGATAAAATAATAAAAATACGCTCATCATGACTTTTAAATTATATAAAATTTCACTATTTTTTTCCTGCCTACTACTGTTAGGTGTACTAGCTGCATCTGGGATTGTTCTAATGAGAACCTGGCGAGAATACAAGACAATTTTTCATTTGGAAATCAGCCAAACCTTGGAATTGGAACAGCTGCGTAATAAAAATGAAAATTACAGGGCTCATATCATTCAAATGCTTAACGATAAAGAATTTGTAGAATATATAGCTCGCCAAACAATAGGATATATAAAAAATGATGAAATATTATTTCGTTTCGATTAATCACCAATTATAGATCATATGAATATTATTGAGCATGAGTTGCTTGAGAAGTTTAAGCACTATGGACAAGCACAGATTTTCAAGTTTATCGATGAATTAGATGAAGTGTCGAAGGATAAACTTTTTCGTCAGGCCAATGCCATAAATTTGCAAAAGGTGGCTGACCGAGTCAGGACATTGCCATCCATTGACAAAAAACATTTTAGCATGTATTTAAGGGAAATTTCCAATCATATCGATTTTATTGGATTGCCAAATAACGAGATTGATAATAGGCGGTGGAAAGATGCTCATCGTATTGGTGAAAATGCAATACGCGATGGTCGGGTAGCAATTTTGACTGCCGCAGGAGGCCAGGGAACAAGGCTTGGCCACGAAGGCCCCAAGGGCATATTGGCTGTGACTCCGGTTAAAAAAAAGACGCTGTTTCAGGTCTTTGCGGAAAAAATACGCTTTGCCGAAATTAAATATGGCCAAAAATTCCACTGGTTTGTGATGACCAGCACGAGGAACCACGATGAAATATTGAAATTTTTTGACCAAAATGAATCATTTGGGCTGGAACATGTGCATTTTTTTATCCAAGGCATTGAACCAGCCATAGATTTTTCTGGCAAAATAATGCTGGAAGATAAACACAGCATAGCCATGCATCCAGATGGCCATGGAGGTGTATTTAATGCATTTGTATCCAGTGGGTTATTTGAAATTCTAGAAAAAAATGACATTGATATCATAAGTTATTTTCAGGTGGATAATCCGCTGGTCAGGTGCATAGATCCATATTTCATAGGCTTTCACATAAACCAACAATCTGAAATGTCCTGTCGTATGATCCATAAGGCCTATCCCGAAGAAAAGGTTGGGGTCTTTTGTACCATGTATGGCAAAACTGCAGTCATCGAATACAGCGACCTGAGCATGAATTTTATCCATGAAATGGATACGTTAGGGCGTTTAAAATTCAGATATGCCAATGCGGCCATACATATTTTTGCCAGAGATTTTGTCAGATCTTTGGGAGAAGATAATGCGCTAAGACAGCTGGATGTCCATGCGGCCAAGAAAAAAATTCCCACCATCGATGTCAATGGCAAACCCATTGATCCAGAATCCGCCAATGGCATTAAATTTGAAACTTTCATTTTTGACGCGTTGCAATTTACTGAAAATAGCCTGGTTTTAGAAGTAAATAGGCGAGAAAACTTTAGTCCAATAAAAAATCTGAAAGGCATAGATTCCCTTCAGACCTGCAGAAATGATCAAATCAGACTATTTACTCGATGGCTGCTATCCGCCGGTGCCGAGATTCCTGTTGACGCAAGCGGCTTACCTCCTTTTGATATAGAAATTTCTCCGCTGTTCGCCGAAAATGAAGGCGATTTTTTGTTGAAATGGAATGAACTTAAATCAAAACCAGCCATTTGTGCCGGCAGCTATGTGTCATGATTTTTTCGACAACTTTTGGAAAATCTATACTCCGTTCCTTTCCATAGGCGTTTTATATTTTCTCTATGCTTCAATGAGATAACCACCATCAGGCCAATGCAAAAGACCATGGTTTCATTGCTGTAACCAAATAGATAGGACGTCAATGGTAGGCTTGCCACAAAAGACAGTGAAGCCAACGACACAAATCTTGTAATTTTAAATATCATCAACCAAATCAGAATGCCAATGGCAAAGCACCAAGGCATTAATGTAAGTACCCCACCCATGGCCGTCGCAACGCCTTTGCCGCCTCGAAATTTTAAAAAAATGGAAAAATTATGGCCCAGGATCAATCCAGTGAGCAGTATCAGATTCATGTTTATAGTGAAATCTCTGTATTGGGACAAAAATATATGCTGGACCAGAGCAGTGGGAATAAAACCCTTTAAAAAATCTAGAATAAATACCATAGTTCCTGCCCATTTGCCAATGGACCTATTTACATTGGTAGCTCCAGGATTGCCACTATTAACCTTAAATATATTGATGCCATATATCTTCGCCATGACAACTCCAAAGGATATCGATCCGATGAAGTAGCCACAGAGTAGGGTAGTGAGAGCGAGATAATTTTGGACTAACATTTCCATTAAATTGGCCATTCGCCTGACTAGTTTAAAATTATTGCAATAGAATTGTCCATTAAAAAATCAATTCTCCTTCCACATGGGTCTGTTCATTTTTTACAATTTTTACACTTTTAATTTGATTGGTCACATTTTCTGAACATTTGGCCATCACTTTTATGTAATTTTCCGTATAGCCAGGAAATTTTTCTCCCTGCCTGTCTTCAAATAAAACATCTACCACTTTACCCAGGTTATCATTGTAAAATTTATTTCTTTTTTCCAAACTCACTTGTCTTAAAAATTTGCTTCGACGTAGCTTTTCCTGTTCTGCCACAAATGATTGGCTTGTGGCTGCGGCGGTACCAGGCCTTGGCGAGAAAGTAAATACATGGGCATATTGGATTGGCGAAGTTTTTAAAAATTCCACCGATTCAAGGAAATCTTTTTCAGATTCGCCGGGAAACCCAACCATGATATCGGTGCCAAGACCAAGATCCGGAATGAGCTTGGATATTTTTTGGGCATAGGATAAAAATTCTTCAAAGGAATAGCGCCGTTTCATTGCGGCCAGTATGGAATTCGATGCAGATTGGATTGGGATGTGCAAATAGGCAGCCAATTTATGGTTCCTATCGGCCATTCTTTCGAGAATTTTATCATCAATGGTCCTAAATTCTATGCTGCTAATTCGAATTCTTATGACACCATCCAGAGCATTCAGTCCATCTATTACATCCAAAAGTTTTCTACCATGATTCTCATAAATACCTATATTTACGCCGGTTATAATTATTTCCTTCGGGCCAACAGCTCCATGAACTCTGGCATCTTCCAGGATATTTTCAAAATCACGGCTTTGGGGACTACCCCGTGTAAATGGAATGATGCAGTAGGAGCAAAAGAAATTACATCCGTTTTGTATTTTAAGATTATATCTCTTATCATAGCTGGCCTTAGGAATTTTTTGCAAAAAATATTTAACCTTCTCTGGATTAGGACTATCTATAAATACCGGTCGTTCGCTCTTAGGCTTGGAAATTATCTCCGCCGCATGGCTGGCAATGGAATTTTTATTAGCATTGCTGATAATTAGATCGATGCCATTCATTTTGATCAAAATCTCCTTACCAATGGTTGAATAGCATCCGGTTAGAATTACCCGTGCCTTGGGAAATTTCGAAATCAATGACCTAAGAGTTTGGGTACATTTCGAAATAGCCTGGTTTGTTACGGCACAGCTGTTGATGATTACCAGATCGATATCCGGAGCCAAGTGCTTGGAAATTTTTATTCCAAGTTCTTCCAATTGCTCGCCAAGGGTTACAATTTCCGATTGATTTAATCGGCATCCGAATGATAATAAACAAGCTTTTTTTGGCATCTATCCTGGTGTATATTAACAGGTGCTCTCGTTTTCAATATAAATATATGGTCTGGTTGCATTTTATGACTTGAGTATTTGATCGACGTTGATAATAAACTATTGATTTGGAACCTTGTGAAAATATAAATGCGGTACTTGAGCGTTTCCTTTTTAGGAACGAAGAGTCATTTTTTTCCATTGTAGAACTGACCCATTTGGCCTATAAGAAATCATTTACGGCCCGGGGAAATTTGCCCGGTGTCAATTGTGGAGAAACCTTAGTGCTTACAGGTTATTGGGATGAGCATTCCAAATATGGACGGCAATTTCTGATCCAATCTTTCCGATCGTCGCTTCCGGCGGATGTCCAAGGCATTCGCAAATATCTGGGCAGTGGCTTGATAGATGGCATAGGGAAAGTATATGCTGATAAGATCGTCAACAAGTTCGGTGCCAAGACCTTCGAAATCATATCTTCGGAATCTGCCAGATTGAGAGAGGTGCCTGGAATTGGTCCGATGCGGGCTAAAAACATAAAAAATTCCTGGGATGAGCAGGTATCCATCCGCGATATATTGATTTTTTTACAAACCTATGGCGTCTCAAATTCACTATGTCTTAGGCTTTACAAAATCTATGGAGATCGAGCCAAGCATATTTTGGAAACAGATCCCTATAGAGTGGCCAATGAAGTACCAGGAATTGGGTTTAAAACCGCCGATAAAATCGCGATGAACTTGGGCATGCCAAGTAATCATCATTCTAGGATAGAAGCTGGTATTTGTTTCTGCTTCAATAACTTCGAGACGGTAGGGCACACCTGTGTTAGTCGGGAAATGTTGCTTAAAAGCGCCAGAATTTTACTAGAAGTTCCAGAACCAAAGGTGGATGATCAACTGAAATTTCTCATACAAATTGGCAGTATTTCTGTAACAAAAGATGATTTGCTTCAATTGCCGGCCATGAAAATTGCCGAAGAAACCATCGCCAATGGTTTGGGCAAAATTTTCAAATCCAAAGCCAAATCTCTACCAAATATAGATGTGGAAAAGGCAATTCTATGGGCCCAAAATCGAGAAGGGTTTGTATTTGCCAAAAAGCAGGTCGATGCACTAAAAATGGCATTGACAAGTAAATTATCTATCATCACTGGTGGGCCAGGCACTGGGAAAACCACGATACTGCGGGCTCTGGTGGAAATTTTAGGAACAAAAAATGCTAAGGTTTTGCTAGCTTCACCCACCGGACGAGCCGCCCAACGCCTAGGAGAAATGACCGGAATGCCTGCCAAAACCATCCATCGATTGCTGCAATTCGTGCCCGATGGCCATCGATTTTTACACGACGAAAATACTCCGTTGGCTGCTGATTTCGTAGTGATCGACGAAGCAAGCATGTTGGATACAAAATTAGCCGCTGCTCTGTTTCGAGCCCTGGACTCACAAACCAGCCTATTGTTGGTTGGCGATGTGGACCAATTGCCATCGGTGGGTGCCGGCAATGTTTTATGGGATTGCATAGATTCTAACATATTTTCAGTCACAAGGTTAAAAAACGTGTTTCGTCAAGATAATCGCAGCGATATCGTTTCCATTGCCCATGACATAATTTCCGGTAACCAGGCTTTGCCCAGGCTGATCTGTGACCCGAATTTGGTGGATAAAGATAAGGACTTTAATTTCATTGTGGCCGACGGTCCGGATGATTGCCTAAATAAAGTCGAAATGTTATGTAAAGACTTGCTGCCCAAATGGTATGGCATCGACCCCATTGACGACATACAGGTACTGGTGCCATTGCACCGAGGTACCGTTGGCGTGACTAATTTTAACGAAGTTTTACAGCGAAGCTTTAGCCATGGAGCTTCGAAAACCCATTGGAATAATTTCAGACTTGGAGATAAGGTCATCCAGCTCAGAAACAACTATGACAAAAATATTTTTAATGGCGATTTGGGCAGAATAATCTCCGTAGATACGGTGGAAGGTATTATGACCGTTGATTTTAATGGAGAAAATGTAGAATTGAAAAGATCCGACCTTGGAGACATTGCGTTGGCCTACGCAATTACCATTCACAAGGCCCAAGGCAGTGAGTTTCCTATGGTAATTTTACCCCTAATGAATCAACATTACATCATGCTACAGAGAAACTTAATCTACACAGCTGTGACCCGTGGTCGAAATAAAGTCTTTATTGTTGGCGACCCCAAAGCCTATTATCTGGCAATAAAAAACAATAAATCCACCGAACGAATCACTGGCCTGAAACATCTTCTAAAGTAGGTTGCCCATGCCTCATGCAATTGAAAATTATGCCCAGCAAAGAATAGAGCAACAGTAGGTTAGATCCACCATAACTTATGAAGGGCAGGGATATGCCTTTTGTTGGCATGCAACCGCTTACAACACACATATTCATGATAGCTTGATAGGCTATCATCAGCGTTGCGCCATAGCCCAAGAGCCGGTGATATATTGAACTTTGTTGCCGCAAAATCAGTAGGCAGATAAATGTAAATACAAAAAATAATAACACTATGAAACCGGTGAAAATGAAACCCATTTCCTCACCAATTACTGCCAGGATAAAATCCGTATGTGCTTCTGGCAGATAGGATATCTTTTGCCGGCCTAGGCCGAGACCTTTGCCAAACATACCTCCCGATGCGAAACTCAGTATGCCCTGCCACAGCTGATAGGAACCATCAGATTTATTACCTTCGATGTCCAAAAACGACGTCACCCGCTTTAATCTGACTGGGTTTAGCCATATTAATAGAGAAAAAACCATTCCGCCAAAAATTGCTGTATATAATAAATAGGAAAACTTTGTGCCGGATAAAAATAACAAGGTAATTCCCACCGCAACGAATAGAAATGCCGTGCCATAGTCAGGTTCGAGTAATATTAGCAGAGCAAAGGCACAGAGCACTAACATGGGATAGAAAAAACCATATAACACATTGTCTATTAGATGTATATGTTTCGATATGTAGTATGATAGCCATACTATTATGGCTATCTTTGCAAACTCTGAAACCTGAAAACCAATGCTGCCAAGTTTAAGCCATCGCCGTGATCCATTTACCACTCGGCCGATGTGGGGAATAAGGACTAATACCAATCCAATGGCCATGGCACATATGATGATATGCCGAAATTTACCCAATAATTCGAGCGGAATAAAGGCAAAGATTATCGATGAAAACATCGAACCACAGAGCCAAATAAATTGTTTAGCAAGTAGTTTGTCGGACATGGGAAATGAAGCACTTGAAAGCGCTAACAATCCCATACCTGTCAGCAAAAAAATTGCCACCACAGGACAAACCCCAAGCCAATTGTTTTTAAAAAAATCCCTATACTGCCTGTAATTATCGCTACTCACTGACCTGTACGATGGGAATATTATCTATTCCTTGGAAAAAATCCGAATCATTCATGAAATCGTAATTAGAAATGTTCAACTTCGTGGATGATCGATCGCCCTGAGAACTTGCAATTTTTTCTATACCAGAAGCTTGAGGCACAGATACAGTCGAAATATGATCCTTGGTCGCTTTGGCAATGGTTAATTTTTTCCCCACCTGCAACTTCGACGGATCGCCTAGGTGGTTTACCTGTTGTAAATCAGCAACACTGATGCCCGAACGCTTGGCTATGGACGCCAAAGTGTCTCCACGCTGGATGGTATAATCACCGGCGTAAATGGTTGATGCTCGACTAGATTTGCCTGAACCAGAAGAACTTACATTGCTATTTGGTTTGCCATTAGGAACAGTAAGTATCTTTCCGGCAACTATTTTATCATTGCTCATATTGTTAGCCAACTTTATGTCATTGATGGTCGTATGGAACTTGCTCGCTATCCTAGATAAAGTATCGCCAGACTGGATCGTATACTTGCTACCGGAAATCGCATTCTTCACTTCAGCTTCCGAAACATTTGGCAGGAAAATTTTTTGGCCAGCGATTATCTTGTCGTTTTTATCCAGCTTGTTAGCAGTGAGTATATCGCTGACCTTTAGACCGAATCGCCGAGAAAGTCTCCAAATTGTATCTCCTTTTTTCACCACATAATTGGTACCAATCTTTGGTTTTTCGTCCTTAATAACAATCACATCTTCTTGGATATCAATAGGTTCCATTTCTATATGATCGATTCCACGGGCAATTATCGATCCCACTGGTCGGCTAGGCGTATACCGCGGGCGATGGGATACAGCAGTCCGCGAAGCATAATCAGGTAGACTTTCATTAACCTGATTTTCACTGACTTTTATAATGGTATCATTGGGATTGGGCCCCTTATTTTCATTGAAAGTAGTACTGCATCCAGCTAGGATAACACTCCCAAAGCACGAACCATAAAACGACAATTTATAAAAAAATTTTTTTAATTCCATATTCAAATTCACATAAATCCAATTCATCCATCAACTATGACAATATAAATGCACAGTATGTTAAATTTTCAAATCTAAAATGCATTTTTCAAAAAATTTTCCTCTTTCTTTATAATCCTTGAATTGGTCAAAACTGGTGAATGCGGGGCTAAATAAAACAATATCAGAGACTTGCTGGACAGAATCTCTCACGGCCACATCGACGGTGGAAGAATATTTATGGGGGATATTATTTTTACCCAATAGCTCACAAAGCCCTTTGCCAGTTTCACCAATGAGCAGAGCATAGGAAATTTTATTGTAAATTATTTGTAATATATTTTCCAGCGCATCACCTTTGGATTCGCCGCCACCTATCCATATTACCTTCTGTTGGAAGTTACTAAGAGCAGCATTTAGGGCAGAAAAGGTGGTGGATTTTGAATCATTCCAAAAAAATTTACCACATTTTTTACATACAAATTCCAGTCTATATTTTGGTGGTTTAAAATTTTCCACTACAGGTTTTTTGATAGGTATTTCATTTTTTTTGCAAAATTCGTAGGCAATGGCGAAATTTTCTCGATTGGGAGCCGTCGCCATGGCAGTTTCGACTACCATGGATTCCTGCTCACCATTATAAATGCACTGAATGGCCGAATTAAATTTTTTTGAAACCAAAGAATCCTTTTCATTGGCAAAATTCATCACGCACTTGCCGCAAAAAAATTGATCCGATAGCAACATTCTCACCAGGTTAGATTTACAATTAAAATATTCATCCATACTGGTATGTTTGTTCAGATGATTGGGATAAAAATTCGTCCATATTAAAATATCCGGCGAAAAAAACGAAAGCATGGCGGCCTGGAAGGAGCTCACTTCACAGATCACATGGTCACAGCTTACCATATCTTCTGATAGAACAACATCAGACATTGGCCGACCAATATTTCCGCAAGCCAAAGCCCGATAACCAGCATTTTTTAGCAAAAAGGTTAAAAATTCCGTCGTGGTTGTCTTCCCATTGGTCCCGGTAACTGCAACGATTTTTTTCTTTTTCCTATCGAATTTTCCTTTCATGAATATGTAAGCTAGATCAATTTCCGGAATACATCTCAGAGAATGTTTCTTGGCTAAATTCACCCATCTATGGTCGGGCAAAAAACTTGGACTGCAAATGATAAGCGAATGCCTCTTTAGATCGGCTTCGCTAAAATAACCATAGGATTCATTGTATTCATCATAGACAATGCACTTCAAATTCATG
This window contains:
- a CDS encoding insulinase family protein, translated to MCLGGEEIMNFKNNQFSLKNDPKAIYNKLENGFQYAIYSDDDSILNKEIYIYLIVNVGSLMETDEQLGMAHFLEHMAFRGSENFPKGNMIEEMQKIGMDFGAKLNASTSYMHTVFQMELPNADLQNIYKCLLAAKDFSDGLSIEQSEVESERGVILSELRDRNDYKFRLREKCTQFLYGDTILPKKSPIGKKEIIEKTTPEDLRKFYTTWYTPDRIFLAIAGKVGDVAAVETKIKSLFSGLKKCESTKNISIGNFDKHGTFYQFNVERDSPSTLVAVSCLMGKPYEGDSIEYIKNEILRSIVTDIMNARLEELAKAKNFTFTSGSFDFFHDTIFCYEQSSMKLFCENDKWKECLVIAVQEVKKMLEFGFTDEEFEREKNAFEKQISDLIITYAKRKSLQIINGLWLSHITKKYFLSMEDKRDIYSDILKNITKAECENMVKSLWARDNRFVYINSNETEANSEDAIKEIFEKAVASHVEKGKFKKIPKISTKNFGKPGTIISRKYIKDLDFYQIKFFNNVRLNIKNIKKNSNTINVCIRFGGGLLDASKSKDYVNILAESLFIDGGLLTHSSTEIKKILSDKSISVDFSIAEDSFTLNGMSLANENDFNLLMATLCHYIKQPGFRDEAIQEFKAYICKLYRIIEKVPSVKLMNAIHSVVTNDDTRLCFPSFDKINQLGIDDAKDLILDPLRHGTMEITIVGNVSIGDAIKQTAKTFGTLSTRSSEKPSYAAERKIDLNRKACNLQHYFDGEDQKELLSVFWITCHLAEETISECRIFHVIRAIISDRMRVKIRKVFGEAYSPSVANSNSNTFHGFGILKLEISIDPAKFDVVKHIIDKEITDLYKNGVTEDEFFRALEPIVQETKNDLEDEFYWLGTLSISQEKPEVLDWVRQRHDFFRSMTINAVNAIIKKYLKPEDMFCLRMCPKEKKFSE
- a CDS encoding septum formation initiator family protein; the encoded protein is MTFKLYKISLFFSCLLLLGVLAASGIVLMRTWREYKTIFHLEISQTLELEQLRNKNENYRAHIIQMLNDKEFVEYIARQTIGYIKNDEILFRFD
- a CDS encoding UTP--glucose-1-phosphate uridylyltransferase; translation: MNIIEHELLEKFKHYGQAQIFKFIDELDEVSKDKLFRQANAINLQKVADRVRTLPSIDKKHFSMYLREISNHIDFIGLPNNEIDNRRWKDAHRIGENAIRDGRVAILTAAGGQGTRLGHEGPKGILAVTPVKKKTLFQVFAEKIRFAEIKYGQKFHWFVMTSTRNHDEILKFFDQNESFGLEHVHFFIQGIEPAIDFSGKIMLEDKHSIAMHPDGHGGVFNAFVSSGLFEILEKNDIDIISYFQVDNPLVRCIDPYFIGFHINQQSEMSCRMIHKAYPEEKVGVFCTMYGKTAVIEYSDLSMNFIHEMDTLGRLKFRYANAAIHIFARDFVRSLGEDNALRQLDVHAAKKKIPTIDVNGKPIDPESANGIKFETFIFDALQFTENSLVLEVNRRENFSPIKNLKGIDSLQTCRNDQIRLFTRWLLSAGAEIPVDASGLPPFDIEISPLFAENEGDFLLKWNELKSKPAICAGSYVS
- the plsY gene encoding glycerol-3-phosphate 1-O-acyltransferase PlsY, whose translation is MEMLVQNYLALTTLLCGYFIGSISFGVVMAKIYGINIFKVNSGNPGATNVNRSIGKWAGTMVFILDFLKGFIPTALVQHIFLSQYRDFTINMNLILLTGLILGHNFSIFLKFRGGKGVATAMGGVLTLMPWCFAIGILIWLMIFKITRFVSLASLSFVASLPLTSYLFGYSNETMVFCIGLMVVISLKHRENIKRLWKGTEYRFSKSCRKNHDT
- a CDS encoding MiaB/RimO family radical SAM methylthiotransferase, with product MPKKACLLSFGCRLNQSEIVTLGEQLEELGIKISKHLAPDIDLVIINSCAVTNQAISKCTQTLRSLISKFPKARVILTGCYSTIGKEILIKMNGIDLIISNANKNSIASHAAEIISKPKSERPVFIDSPNPEKVKYFLQKIPKASYDKRYNLKIQNGCNFFCSYCIIPFTRGSPQSRDFENILEDARVHGAVGPKEIIITGVNIGIYENHGRKLLDVIDGLNALDGVIRIRISSIEFRTIDDKILERMADRNHKLAAYLHIPIQSASNSILAAMKRRYSFEEFLSYAQKISKLIPDLGLGTDIMVGFPGESEKDFLESVEFLKTSPIQYAHVFTFSPRPGTAAATSQSFVAEQEKLRRSKFLRQVSLEKRNKFYNDNLGKVVDVLFEDRQGEKFPGYTENYIKVMAKCSENVTNQIKSVKIVKNEQTHVEGELIF
- a CDS encoding ATP-dependent RecD-like DNA helicase, translating into MEPCENINAVLERFLFRNEESFFSIVELTHLAYKKSFTARGNLPGVNCGETLVLTGYWDEHSKYGRQFLIQSFRSSLPADVQGIRKYLGSGLIDGIGKVYADKIVNKFGAKTFEIISSESARLREVPGIGPMRAKNIKNSWDEQVSIRDILIFLQTYGVSNSLCLRLYKIYGDRAKHILETDPYRVANEVPGIGFKTADKIAMNLGMPSNHHSRIEAGICFCFNNFETVGHTCVSREMLLKSARILLEVPEPKVDDQLKFLIQIGSISVTKDDLLQLPAMKIAEETIANGLGKIFKSKAKSLPNIDVEKAILWAQNREGFVFAKKQVDALKMALTSKLSIITGGPGTGKTTILRALVEILGTKNAKVLLASPTGRAAQRLGEMTGMPAKTIHRLLQFVPDGHRFLHDENTPLAADFVVIDEASMLDTKLAAALFRALDSQTSLLLVGDVDQLPSVGAGNVLWDCIDSNIFSVTRLKNVFRQDNRSDIVSIAHDIISGNQALPRLICDPNLVDKDKDFNFIVADGPDDCLNKVEMLCKDLLPKWYGIDPIDDIQVLVPLHRGTVGVTNFNEVLQRSFSHGASKTHWNNFRLGDKVIQLRNNYDKNIFNGDLGRIISVDTVEGIMTVDFNGENVELKRSDLGDIALAYAITIHKAQGSEFPMVILPLMNQHYIMLQRNLIYTAVTRGRNKVFIVGDPKAYYLAIKNNKSTERITGLKHLLK
- a CDS encoding putative lipid II flippase FtsW, yielding MSSDNYRQYRDFFKNNWLGVCPVVAIFLLTGMGLLALSSASFPMSDKLLAKQFIWLCGSMFSSIIFAFIPLELLGKFRHIIICAMAIGLVLVLIPHIGRVVNGSRRWLKLGSIGFQVSEFAKIAIIVWLSYYISKHIHLIDNVLYGFFYPMLVLCAFALLILLEPDYGTAFLFVAVGITLLFLSGTKFSYLLYTAIFGGMVFSLLIWLNPVRLKRVTSFLDIEGNKSDGSYQLWQGILSFASGGMFGKGLGLGRQKISYLPEAHTDFILAVIGEEMGFIFTGFIVLLFFVFTFICLLILRQQSSIYHRLLGYGATLMIAYQAIMNMCVVSGCMPTKGISLPFISYGGSNLLLLYSLLGIIFNCMRHGQPTLEDVSGQ
- a CDS encoding LysM peptidoglycan-binding domain-containing protein, with the translated sequence MNLNMELKKFFYKLSFYGSCFGSVILAGCSTTFNENKGPNPNDTIIKVSENQVNESLPDYASRTAVSHRPRYTPSRPVGSIIARGIDHIEMEPIDIQEDVIVIKDEKPKIGTNYVVKKGDTIWRLSRRFGLKVSDILTANKLDKNDKIIAGQKIFLPNVSEAEVKNAISGSKYTIQSGDTLSRIASKFHTTINDIKLANNMSNDKIVAGKILTVPNGKPNSNVSSSGSGKSSRASTIYAGDYTIQRGDTLASIAKRSGISVADLQQVNHLGDPSKLQVGKKLTIAKATKDHISTVSVPQASGIEKIASSQGDRSSTKLNISNYDFMNDSDFFQGIDNIPIVQVSE
- the murD gene encoding UDP-N-acetylmuramoyl-L-alanine--D-glutamate ligase, coding for MLIDELKEISNSKSIGIFGAGASGIAACNLLKFMNLKCIVYDEYNESYGYFSEADLKRHSLIICSPSFLPDHRWVNLAKKHSLRCIPEIDLAYIFMKGKFDRKKKKIVAVTGTNGKTTTTEFLTFLLKNAGYRALACGNIGRPMSDVVLSEDMVSCDHVICEVSSFQAAMLSFFSPDILIWTNFYPNHLNKHTSMDEYFNCKSNLVRMLLSDQFFCGKCVMNFANEKDSLVSKKFNSAIQCIYNGEQESMVVETAMATAPNRENFAIAYEFCKKNEIPIKKPVVENFKPPKYRLEFVCKKCGKFFWNDSKSTTFSALNAALSNFQQKVIWIGGGESKGDALENILQIIYNKISYALLIGETGKGLCELLGKNNIPHKYSSTVDVAVRDSVQQVSDIVLFSPAFTSFDQFKDYKERGKFFEKCILDLKI